The following proteins come from a genomic window of Nitrosopumilaceae archaeon AB1(1):
- a CDS encoding ThiF family adenylyltransferase, translating into MTTLTFTIPSVLNHGKGEKKLDLEADNILDAFVKACGIMGDDFKRRVLEANGTPRSLINVYINGKNAAFSGGLDAKLSSGDDIYILPAVAGGSDLSKSDLDRYSRQVMLEEIGYEGQLTLGKSRVCVVGVGGLGHPIITRLVSMGVGTVRIVDRDIVELSNLHRQTLFDESDVGKVKVEATASKLQAMNSSVNLEVLPVSVNDGTAFEVIQGCDVVIDALDSVNARYSLNKACVQLGIPFVTGAAVGVSGQAFTILPKKSACYFCLFPSLDESSMPTCSLEGVHPPILSIVGAVEVAECVKILLGQKPSLSDRILHIDLNNLDFTFTKTIPVSECPVCGNGKSLQKKSSDEFILEELCGRNGGKRTFSITPQKMFDLDSDSIIARAKNLGFTTENLGDLGLSLRNNSVSVNFLKRGSAVTVGSESESDAILLYKKLLDK; encoded by the coding sequence ATGACCACACTAACTTTCACCATTCCATCAGTACTTAATCATGGTAAAGGTGAAAAAAAGCTAGATTTAGAGGCAGATAACATACTTGATGCCTTTGTGAAAGCGTGTGGTATCATGGGTGATGACTTTAAACGTCGTGTATTAGAGGCTAATGGTACTCCTCGTTCTCTGATTAATGTATACATTAATGGTAAAAATGCCGCCTTTTCAGGTGGTCTTGATGCAAAATTGTCTAGTGGTGATGACATCTATATCCTTCCTGCTGTAGCAGGTGGCTCTGATTTATCTAAAAGTGATCTTGATAGGTACTCTAGGCAAGTTATGTTGGAAGAGATTGGTTATGAAGGGCAACTAACCCTTGGTAAATCTCGTGTATGTGTTGTAGGTGTAGGTGGTCTTGGGCATCCAATAATAACTAGACTGGTATCAATGGGGGTAGGTACTGTACGAATAGTGGATCGTGACATAGTGGAGTTGTCTAATCTTCATAGACAGACTTTGTTTGACGAGTCTGATGTTGGTAAAGTAAAGGTGGAGGCAACTGCTAGTAAGTTGCAGGCTATGAATAGTAGTGTGAATCTAGAAGTGTTGCCAGTATCTGTAAATGATGGTACTGCCTTTGAAGTTATTCAAGGCTGTGATGTTGTAATTGATGCACTAGATAGTGTAAATGCTCGTTACTCTTTGAATAAAGCATGTGTGCAGTTGGGAATACCATTTGTGACCGGAGCTGCCGTCGGTGTATCTGGACAAGCTTTTACTATACTTCCGAAAAAATCTGCATGCTACTTTTGCCTCTTTCCAAGTCTTGATGAATCTAGCATGCCAACATGTAGTTTGGAAGGTGTTCATCCACCAATATTATCTATTGTCGGAGCTGTTGAAGTTGCCGAATGTGTCAAGATTTTACTTGGACAAAAACCATCCTTGTCTGATCGCATTTTACATATTGATCTGAACAATTTAGATTTTACATTTACAAAAACAATTCCAGTTTCCGAATGTCCAGTTTGTGGTAACGGGAAAAGTTTACAAAAAAAATCTTCTGACGAATTTATTTTAGAAGAATTATGTGGACGCAATGGTGGTAAACGAACTTTTTCAATTACTCCGCAGAAAATGTTTGATCTCGATTCTGATTCTATAATTGCACGCGCAAAAAATTTAGGATTCACAACAGAAAATCTTGGTGACTTGGGTTTATCACTTCGAAATAATTCTGTATCTGTAAATTTTTTAAAACGTGGTTCTGCAGTTACAGTTGGTTCTGAAAGTGAATCTGATGCTATCCTACTTTATAAAAAACTACTTGATAAATAA
- a CDS encoding twin-arginine translocation signal domain-containing protein, translating to MTNQDAKKHQGNMSRRDFLKLMGAAGTALAFAPFVPWGNFLPNPSSASLERVPVELPDGTQASIHTFPLNHSEVITYPRTGDSVLDAEAFKKWQFIRLPEELGGAAKDVSSFRAYSMICLHLWCLWKYWPDEGRKRGECPCHGSMYSPLTGTAFAGPASLQAAPSNTLPHLEFETDDQGLIWIQPPTWGVNNNGVVGYGRFVE from the coding sequence ATGACAAATCAAGATGCCAAAAAGCATCAGGGTAATATGTCAAGGCGTGATTTTCTAAAATTAATGGGGGCTGCAGGTACAGCTTTGGCGTTTGCACCTTTTGTACCATGGGGTAATTTCCTTCCAAATCCTTCCTCTGCATCATTAGAGAGAGTTCCAGTAGAACTACCTGATGGAACACAGGCAAGTATTCACACGTTTCCATTAAATCACTCCGAGGTAATCACTTATCCTAGAACCGGTGATAGCGTGCTAGACGCAGAGGCTTTTAAAAAATGGCAATTTATACGACTTCCTGAAGAACTTGGTGGTGCAGCAAAGGACGTGTCCTCTTTTCGCGCCTATAGTATGATCTGTTTACATCTTTGGTGTTTATGGAAGTATTGGCCAGATGAGGGACGTAAGAGAGGTGAATGTCCATGTCATGGAAGTATGTATTCACCACTTACCGGTACAGCATTTGCAGGACCTGCATCTTTGCAAGCTGCCCCATCAAACACATTACCTCATCTAGAATTTGAAACTGATGATCAAGGATTAATTTGGATACAGCCTCCTACATGGGGTGTAAATAATAATGGAGTAGTTGGATATGGCCGTTTCGTTGAGTAG
- a CDS encoding zinc ribbon domain-containing protein gives MKLFDGRKAAEDYMSAHTLTFSTPDLTLKRFAFWLADVVTDPSGGKDGVSRLLTYMEEKDFAPVEIIDEDTYKPSGAVLGSGMYGDPTQSGDSFCGECGSKNSQGAKFCTQCGENL, from the coding sequence ATGAAACTGTTTGATGGTAGAAAAGCAGCAGAAGATTACATGTCTGCACATACACTCACATTCTCTACACCAGATCTTACTCTGAAAAGATTTGCGTTTTGGTTGGCAGATGTAGTAACTGATCCATCAGGAGGAAAGGACGGAGTGTCACGATTACTTACATACATGGAAGAGAAAGATTTTGCTCCAGTAGAGATTATAGATGAGGATACATACAAACCGAGTGGAGCAGTATTAGGTTCTGGAATGTATGGTGATCCCACACAGAGCGGGGATAGTTTTTGTGGCGAATGTGGTTCAAAAAATTCACAGGGTGCAAAGTTTTGTACTCAATGTGGAGAGAATTTATAA
- a CDS encoding acetate--CoA ligase family protein yields the protein MSDSVFLSPKSIAIIGASDRIGSVGRAITFNIIKGYTGKVYPISQSKSSVFNLKAYSSVLDVPKTIDLAVIITKNVIVPIVLEECGKKNVKGAIIITAGFKEVNKQGALLEKKLVDIAKKYKIQIIGPNCLGVMNLDPKTMMNSTFLKITPQSGHIALVSQSGVICAALVEDASAQGIGFSAVISMGNKAAMNEVDVLKILAEHKQTRVIVMYLEDIGYGPDFLKISKRITRKYKKPILVLKSGRSPEGAKAAMSHTGALMGSDEIYDSLLRQSGAIRVDTMEELFDYATAFSKQPLPDRGVAIVSNAGGPAIISTDYCSKFGIHMANITSIRKKIDAVIPPWGSSRNPVDIVGDADFNRFDNVLDTVLQHKNVGSVITMCTPSATLDYDKLARVIIKMSKKHKKTMLASLMGLDEGIKNRQILANGNVPYYSYAEGAIRTLNSMLQFSQWIHSSAGKIKKYTVNKGKVAKILQAVKKDGRTNLLEEEGQLILKAYGLSLPHSGLATSSSSAVRLAKKIGYPVVLKIASPDMVHKSDAGGVAVNMKNEMEVKKAFDGIIRNAKKYNSKAKIKGVLVVEMVTGGKEMIIGSKQEPGMGPVIMLGMGGIYVEVFKDVTFRLAPINDKEIKDMISSVKSRKLLQGVRGESASDINALEDCLARLSQLVTDFAEIKELDMNPVLVLKKGCRILDVRIGL from the coding sequence TTGTCTGATTCTGTATTTCTCTCTCCAAAATCAATAGCAATCATAGGTGCGTCTGATAGAATCGGCAGCGTAGGCAGAGCAATCACCTTTAATATTATCAAAGGATATACGGGCAAAGTATATCCAATCTCTCAATCCAAATCCTCCGTATTTAACCTCAAAGCGTACAGCAGTGTTCTTGATGTTCCAAAAACTATTGATCTTGCTGTAATTATTACAAAAAATGTTATCGTTCCTATCGTACTGGAAGAATGTGGCAAGAAGAATGTAAAGGGGGCAATTATTATTACCGCTGGATTCAAAGAGGTGAATAAACAAGGAGCACTTTTAGAGAAAAAATTAGTTGACATTGCCAAAAAATATAAAATACAAATTATTGGACCGAATTGTTTAGGGGTCATGAATCTTGATCCTAAAACAATGATGAATTCAACATTTCTAAAAATCACTCCACAGTCAGGTCATATAGCACTTGTATCTCAAAGTGGAGTTATATGTGCTGCTCTTGTAGAAGATGCTAGTGCACAAGGAATAGGATTCTCTGCTGTAATTAGTATGGGAAATAAAGCTGCAATGAATGAGGTTGATGTTTTAAAAATTCTAGCCGAACACAAACAGACCAGAGTTATTGTAATGTATCTTGAAGATATAGGATATGGTCCTGATTTTCTAAAGATATCAAAGCGTATTACACGAAAATACAAAAAACCCATACTGGTGTTGAAATCTGGTCGTAGCCCTGAGGGTGCAAAGGCTGCCATGTCCCATACTGGGGCCCTTATGGGTTCAGATGAAATCTATGACTCTCTTTTGAGGCAATCCGGTGCAATTCGTGTAGATACAATGGAGGAATTATTTGATTATGCGACTGCTTTCTCAAAACAACCTCTACCTGACAGAGGTGTAGCTATAGTGTCTAATGCAGGAGGCCCTGCAATAATATCCACAGACTATTGCTCCAAATTTGGTATACACATGGCCAACATTACTAGTATTCGTAAAAAAATAGATGCTGTTATTCCNCCCTGGGGCAGTTCTAGAAATCCTGTTGATATAGTAGGTGATGCCGATTTTAATAGATTCGATAACGTACTTGATACGGTTCTGCAACACAAGAATGTCGGTTCTGTAATTACAATGTGCACACCTTCAGCAACCCTGGATTATGATAAACTTGCCCGAGTAATTATAAAAATGTCAAAAAAACATAAAAAAACTATGCTAGCAAGTCTAATGGGACTTGATGAGGGTATAAAGAATCGGCAAATACTTGCAAATGGAAACGTGCCCTACTATTCTTATGCAGAAGGTGCCATTCGTACCTTAAATTCCATGCTACAATTCTCACAATGGATTCATTCATCTGCTGGTAAAATTAAAAAATATACCGTCAATAAAGGAAAAGTTGCTAAAATTCTTCAAGCAGTGAAAAAAGATGGACGTACAAATCTGTTGGAAGAGGAGGGACAGCTGATCCTCAAAGCGTATGGGTTGTCATTGCCACACAGTGGTTTGGCCACAAGCTCTAGTTCTGCTGTCAGGCTTGCAAAAAAGATTGGATATCCTGTAGTGTTAAAGATTGCATCTCCGGATATGGTACACAAATCTGACGCCGGCGGCGTTGCCGTTAATATGAAAAATGAAATGGAAGTAAAGAAAGCTTTTGATGGTATAATTAGAAATGCCAAAAAATACAACTCAAAGGCAAAGATCAAAGGTGTTCTTGTAGTTGAGATGGTAACAGGTGGCAAAGAGATGATCATTGGCTCCAAACAAGAACCTGGCATGGGCCCTGTAATCATGTTGGGTATGGGGGGAATCTATGTTGAAGTATTCAAAGATGTGACATTTAGATTGGCACCCATTAATGATAAGGAGATCAAAGATATGATATCTTCTGTTAAATCTCGTAAATTATTACAAGGTGTTCGTGGTGAATCGGCATCTGACATTAACGCACTTGAAGATTGTCTTGCAAGATTATCACAACTAGTCACCGACTTTGCAGAGATCAAAGAGTTGGATATGAATCCTGTTTTAGTTTTAAAGAAGGGATGTCGTATATTGGATGTACGTATAGGTCTCTAG
- a CDS encoding signal peptidase I has protein sequence MISRKIVRDVATIGIGMLALWIVVQVVFGTSSPFYVVSSGSMVPELMVFDMLVVQGNIPFSDIDVGDIIVFDRPSNHDRVIVHRVDTILVDDPKTLRTKGDANPNSIPGTDYPITEEEYLGKVVYVVPQIGYVTRILTPPINYIIIVIIIGVMIANHFIX, from the coding sequence ATGATTAGTCGTAAAATAGTCAGAGATGTTGCAACAATAGGAATAGGGATGCTAGCCCTTTGGATAGTGGTTCAAGTAGTATTTGGAACATCAAGTCCATTTTATGTAGTATCAAGTGGAAGTATGGTACCAGAACTAATGGTATTCGATATGCTTGTAGTACAAGGAAATATTCCATTCTCAGATATTGATGTTGGAGATATCATTGTATTTGATCGGCCATCGAATCATGACAGAGTTATTGTACACAGGGTAGATACAATACTTGTAGATGATCCAAAAACACTTCGTACAAAAGGGGACGCAAATCCTAATTCAATTCCAGGTACAGACTATCCAATTACTGAAGAAGAGTATTTGGGTAAAGTAGTGTATGTGGTTCCTCAGATAGGATATGTAACTAGAATTTTAACACCTCCAATAAATTATATCATAATTGTAATAATCATAGGAGTAATGATAGCGAATCATTTTATCAANTAA
- a CDS encoding methyl-accepting chemotaxis protein, which yields MYKLLISLLLIPFAYAQAELTLEVQKEIYTDGEHLLVYGNSLKEESLLLRLVSPDGTIVKFDQIQATLEGEYLHVLVSWPTSSIQFPYGTYLVEVISTTRPGIDNSTNVRFSSEETSSISVVKQISTTVFAPETASVESNIRVFVQTTSDGQLLGHRPNTLLKTSHVHLPDNSLVPLIDSITLLHEGLFYLDYTPSTTGTFVFHFVTFDKGTVSHGSAATTVLNQDITDISNQVNKLNVILDDTSVELATLQTEIQGFSTIQDHVQRTMESTVNSMTTSVSNIESASLQINSLLFPISALIAIIIALQIVILARRR from the coding sequence GTGTATAAATTACTCATATCATTATTATTAATCCCATTTGCATATGCACAGGCAGAACTAACACTAGAAGTACAAAAAGAGATTTATACTGATGGTGAACATTTACTTGTGTATGGCAATTCCTTGAAAGAAGAGAGTCTCCTACTCAGACTAGTATCTCCAGATGGAACCATAGTCAAATTTGATCAAATTCAAGCAACACTTGAAGGTGAATATCTTCACGTTCTAGTATCCTGGCCTACCTCATCAATACAATTTCCTTATGGAACATATCTTGTAGAGGTGATCAGTACTACTAGACCTGGAATTGACAATTCTACCAATGTTCGATTCTCATCTGAAGAGACGTCATCAATTTCAGTTGTTAAACAAATCTCTACCACAGTCTTTGCTCCAGAGACAGCATCTGTGGAATCGAACATTAGAGTATTTGTACAAACTACTAGTGATGGACAATTACTTGGACATCGTCCAAACACATTACTGAAAACTTCACATGTACATCTACCTGATAACTCTCTAGTACCACTCATAGATTCTATAACTCTCTTACATGAGGGATTGTTCTATCTAGATTATACACCATCAACTACAGGAACATTTGTATTTCATTTCGTGACCTTTGATAAAGGAACAGTCTCACATGGCTCTGCGGCAACAACTGTTTTAAATCAAGACATAACAGACATCTCTAATCAAGTAAACAAACTGAATGTAATACTAGATGATACTTCTGTAGAGCTTGCAACATTACAGACTGAAATTCAAGGATTCAGTACCATACAAGATCATGTACAACGTACTATGGAGAGTACCGTCAATTCCATGACTACATCTGTTAGTAATATAGAGTCTGCATCTTTGCAGATAAACTCTTTATTATTCCCTATATCTGCACTCATTGCAATAATAATTGCTTTACAGATTGTTATACTAGCAAGAAGACGTTAA
- a CDS encoding threonine synthase, which translates to MADSINLICRECKKEYSPTFQYVCDECFGPLDVHYDTVDVTRDTFSNREQTYWRYHELLPIIDKSNIVSIHAGMTPLVKAEKLGKELGLKNLYIKNDSVNPTFSFKDRPAGIAVSKSKEFGLKAVGCASTGNLASATAAHAAKAGLPCHIFAPSDIEHAKIAQALSYGGNFIAVDGTYDDANRIASRVGDKEGIGIVNINMRSYYVEGSKTLAFEVAEQLNWNVPDCLIIPVGSGVMLNSICKGFEELQSASLINDVSNMKIVAAQPTGCAPIVSAFNNGSDLVTPVAKPDTVAKSLAIGDPGDGRYVLKRLKQYNGHADESNNREILESILLLAKTEGIFTEPAGGVSVAVLKKMVEADMISSDESVVCYVTGNGLKSIEPLMELLPKPRLVQADTESVTV; encoded by the coding sequence ATGGCAGACAGCATAAATCTAATTTGTAGAGAATGTAAAAAAGAATATTCTCCTACCTTTCAGTATGTTTGTGACGAATGTTTTGGTCCACTAGATGTACATTATGATACAGTTGATGTTACTCGTGATACTTTCTCCAATAGAGAGCAGACATACTGGCGTTATCACGAGTTACTACCAATAATTGATAAATCAAATATCGTAAGTATTCATGCAGGCATGACGCCATTGGTAAAAGCAGAGAAACTTGGGAAGGAACTAGGTCTAAAAAATCTTTACATAAAGAATGACTCTGTAAATCCTACATTTTCATTTAAAGACAGACCCGCTGGCATCGCTGTCTCAAAGTCCAAAGAGTTTGGTCTCAAGGCAGTTGGATGTGCATCTACAGGTAATTTGGCATCTGCCACTGCTGCTCATGCTGCAAAGGCCGGTCTCCCATGTCATATCTTCGCTCCATCTGATATTGAACATGCTAAAATTGCTCAAGCTCTATCCTATGGTGGTAATTTTATAGCCGTAGATGGTACCTATGATGATGCAAATAGGATAGCGTCACGAGTTGGCGATAAAGAAGGCATAGGTATAGTGAATATCAACATGAGATCCTACTATGTGGAAGGCTCAAAGACTTTGGCATTTGAGGTAGCTGAACAATTGAACTGGAATGTGCCAGATTGTCTAATCATTCCTGTAGGTAGTGGAGTTATGCTAAATTCTATCTGTAAGGGATTTGAAGAGCTTCAGTCTGCATCTCTAATTAATGATGTATCTAATATGAAAATAGTGGCCGCTCAGCCTACCGGTTGTGCCCCTATTGTATCTGCTTTTAACAATGGTTCTGATTTAGTCACACCTGTGGCTAAACCTGATACTGTGGCTAAAAGTCTAGCAATAGGTGATCCTGGTGACGGTCGTTATGTCTTGAAACGTCTAAAACAGTATAATGGCCATGCTGATGAATCCAATAATCGTGAGATTTTAGAGAGTATACTACTTTTGGCAAAAACAGAGGGTATCTTTACTGAACCAGCAGGTGGTGTCTCTGTTGCAGTACTAAAAAAGATGGTAGAAGCAGACATGATATCATCTGATGAGTCTGTTGTGTGTTATGTCACTGGAAATGGCCTAAAATCTATAGAACCATTAATGGAGTTACTCCCAAAGCCACGTTTAGTACAAGCGGATACAGAGAGTGTTACAGTATGA
- the hisI gene encoding phosphoribosyl-AMP cyclohydrolase, whose product MQKTLDDIDFTKHDGLIPVVVQDASTKQILTLAYANKESLALTQKTSKSWFWSRSRKQLWMKGEESGNTQKVLEILVDCDSDSVIYLVEPSGPACHTGKEHCFHNNLV is encoded by the coding sequence ATGCAAAAAACACTTGACGATATTGATTTTACTAAACATGATGGTCTGATTCCAGTTGTAGTTCAAGATGCATCTACAAAACAAATCTTAACTTTAGCGTATGCAAATAAAGAATCTCTTGCCCTTACACAGAAAACTTCAAAGTCTTGGTTTTGGAGTCGTTCACGTAAGCAACTTTGGATGAAAGGTGAAGAATCTGGTAATACTCAAAAAGTTTTAGAGATTCTAGTTGACTGTGATTCTGATTCTGTGATTTATCTAGTGGAACCTTCCGGTCCTGCATGTCACACTGGTAAAGAACATTGTTTTCACAACAATCTTGTCTAA
- a CDS encoding zinc ribbon domain-containing protein, whose translation MSLGDIDTLNLLSDKLDALFNDSQGYYESFLDANNLFKSGKITNEEFFKKLGDYVVAYSALEFLAIKVLQELKKTVNKISGNPNASTGVGTNMAPGMMSPGMNPSVDPRMGTVDNPVGRPPGIVSTDEFSSPGTLPTPDPSLVSQSTAQCSNCGNPLRAGSKFCTSCGTRL comes from the coding sequence ATGTCGCTTGGTGATATAGATACATTAAATCTATTATCTGATAAATTGGATGCCCTGTTTAATGACTCTCAGGGATATTATGAGTCATTTTTAGATGCCAATAACTTGTTTAAATCAGGCAAGATTACAAACGAAGAGTTTTTCAAAAAACTAGGCGATTATGTAGTGGCCTATTCTGCACTTGAATTTCTTGCAATAAAGGTACTTCAAGAATTAAAAAAAACAGTCAATAAAATATCAGGCAACCCAAATGCTTCAACGGGTGTTGGAACAAATATGGCACCTGGCATGATGAGCCCTGGAATGAATCCAAGTGTTGATCCTAGAATGGGTACTGTAGATAATCCTGTAGGCAGACCACCTGGAATCGTATCTACTGATGAATTCTCATCTCCTGGTACTCTTCCTACTCCAGATCCTTCCCTAGTTTCTCAATCTACTGCACAGTGTTCCAATTGTGGTAATCCATTACGTGCAGGCTCAAAGTTTTGTACATCTTGTGGTACTAGACTCTAA
- the trxA gene encoding thioredoxin, with protein MGIVDISDPQEWESQVMQSPIPVFVDFWAEWCGPCRMVGPVVEELAGEYDGKVKFVKVNVDNANALASQYNVFSIPTLIVFKGGKSVDQKVGAGSKDTYKSMIDKVL; from the coding sequence ATGGGAATAGTCGATATCTCTGATCCACAAGAATGGGAGAGCCAAGTCATGCAATCCCCTATACCCGTTTTTGTAGATTTCTGGGCTGAATGGTGTGGTCCATGTCGTATGGTAGGTCCCGTAGTAGAAGAACTAGCCGGAGAGTATGATGGTAAAGTGAAATTTGTAAAGGTAAATGTGGATAATGCAAATGCTCTTGCATCACAGTATAACGTATTTAGCATCCCAACACTAATTGTGTTCAAAGGTGGTAAATCCGTTGATCAAAAAGTTGGTGCCGGCTCTAAAGATACCTACAAGTCAATGATTGACAAAGTTTTGTGA
- a CDS encoding 4-hydroxyphenylacetate 3-hydroxylase N-terminal domain-containing protein → MSTQDFVKPIRTGKEYIQSLKNRTLKVYLFGKLVDEPTEHPMIRPSINAVAETYDLAIREEKLASVESSISGMRVNRFLHIAQSAEDFVLQNKMQRKMGQNTGTCFQRCVGMDALNSLHSTTFEIDEKHGTTYHKRLLDFIKFVQEKNYVIGGAMTDPKGDRSLSPSDQADPDLFVHVVDKDEKGVYVTGAKAHQTGCINSHWIIIMPTIRLGEKDTNYAIVGALPADAPGITYIYGRQSCDTRSMEDGDIDSGNAMYAGQEALIIFDRVFIPWTKVFMHGEYEFASMLVHRFTCYHRRSYVCKTGLGDVLIGVAASIADYNGVPKVSHIKDKLIEMTHLNESIYAAGIASSYQASEMKSGVWMNDNMLAQVCKHNVTRLPYEIGRLAQDIAGGLVVTLPSEQDFKNPEIGPLLHKYLAGRKGVDVENRVRILRLIENMTLGRNAVGYLTESMHGAGSPQAQRLQIARQMQLGYKMNLAKKLAGANDIQKPEENSDYFNRVFKLQ, encoded by the coding sequence ATGAGCACTCAAGATTTTGTCAAACCAATACGAACAGGCAAGGAGTATATTCAAAGTCTCAAGAATCGTACACTCAAAGTCTATCTCTTTGGTAAATTAGTAGATGAACCTACAGAACACCCAATGATTCGTCCATCAATTAACGCTGTAGCAGAAACATATGATTTAGCAATACGCGAAGAAAAACTGGCATCTGTAGAATCTTCTATCAGTGGCATGCGTGTAAATCGATTTTTACACATTGCACAGAGTGCAGAAGATTTTGTATTACAAAATAAAATGCAACGTAAAATGGGGCAGAATACTGGAACATGTTTTCAGCGTTGTGTTGGCATGGATGCGTTAAACTCCTTACATTCTACTACATTTGAGATTGATGAAAAGCACGGTACCACTTATCATAAACGATTACTGGATTTCATAAAATTTGTTCAGGAAAAAAACTATGTCATTGGGGGTGCAATGACTGATCCTAAAGGTGATCGAAGTCTTAGCCCTTCAGATCAAGCAGATCCAGACTTGTTTGTTCATGTTGTGGATAAAGATGAAAAAGGAGTATACGTCACTGGAGCCAAAGCACATCAAACTGGTTGTATAAATTCACATTGGATAATTATCATGCCAACTATTCGCCTTGGTGAAAAAGATACAAACTATGCAATTGTCGGAGCTCTTCCTGCAGATGCCCCTGGCATAACTTACATCTATGGAAGACAATCATGCGATACCCGTAGTATGGAAGATGGTGATATTGATTCAGGTAACGCAATGTATGCGGGACAAGAAGCACTAATCATATTTGATCGTGTATTCATACCTTGGACCAAGGTATTCATGCATGGAGAGTATGAATTTGCCTCTATGCTTGTTCACAGATTCACATGTTATCACAGACGAAGCTATGTATGCAAAACTGGTCTTGGAGATGTCTTGATAGGAGTCGCCGCATCCATTGCTGATTATAACGGAGTTCCCAAAGTCTCCCACATTAAAGATAAACTAATCGAGATGACACATCTGAATGAATCCATCTATGCGGCAGGTATTGCATCCTCGTATCAGGCAAGTGAGATGAAATCTGGTGTATGGATGAATGATAACATGCTAGCCCAAGTCTGCAAACATAATGTGACTAGACTTCCATATGAAATTGGTCGTCTTGCTCAAGATATAGCCGGTGGTCTTGTTGTTACTCTACCCTCTGAACAAGATTTTAAAAATCCGGAAATTGGTCCACTACTTCACAAATATCTTGCTGGTCGTAAGGGTGTTGATGTAGAGAATCGTGTCCGTATACTGCGTCTAATTGAAAATATGACTTTGGGTAGAAATGCCGTTGGATACCTTACAGAATCAATGCACGGAGCCGGCTCTCCTCAAGCTCAAAGATTACAAATAGCCAGACAGATGCAATTAGGGTATAAGATGAATTTAGCTAAAAAACTTGCTGGGGCAAATGATATACAAAAACCTGAAGAAAATTCAGATTATTTTAATCGTGTATTCAAATTACAATAA